The following nucleotide sequence is from Paroedura picta isolate Pp20150507F chromosome 1, Ppicta_v3.0, whole genome shotgun sequence.
ccatctttgcatgaaacgttctcttcatatctccaattttcttgaaaagatctctggtcctccccattctgttgttttcttctatttgtttgcactgttcatttaagaacgcattcttatctcttctagcttttctctggaattctgcattcaattgggtgtatctttctctttctcccttgcctttcatttcccttctctccttagctatttgtaaagcttcctcagacagccattttgctttcttgcatttctttttctttgggatggttttagttgctacctcttgtacaatgttgtgaacctccgtccatagttcttcaggcactctgtctatcaaatctaattccttaaatctatttgtcacctctactgtatattcgttgggaatatgatttagttcatacctgagtggcctagtgcttttcccctactttcttcaatttcagcctaaattttgcaacaagaagctgatgatctgaaccacaatcagctcctggtcttgtttttactaacTGTAtagaagttctccatctttggctgcagagcacatagtcaatctgatttctgtgttgaccatctggtgatgtccatgtgtagagtcgtctcttgggttgttggaaaagaatgtttgctatgaccattgtattctcttgacagaattctaccagcctgtgccctgcttcattttgtactccaaggccaaacttgcctgttatcccggttatcttttggcttcctactttagcattccaatcccccatgatgataagcacatcattttttggcattgcttctagaaggtgttgtagggcttcatagaactgatcaacttcatcctcttcagcagcagtggttggggcatagacctggatcactgtgatgttgaatggtttgccttggattcaaactgagatcattctgtcattttggggattgtatcccaagactgcttttcctactctcttatggattatgaaggctactctatttcttctgcgagattcttgtccacagtagtatacctgatggtcatctgcattaaattcacccattcctgtccattttagttcactgattcctacaatgtcgatgttcagtcttgtcatttcttgtttgaccacgtccagcttgccttgattcatggatctgacgttccaggttcctatggaataaagatctttacagcattggattTTCCTTGGTGaatagaataaaatagaatagaaacACCGTACATTTGGCACAGCTCCAGCCTTGCGGTCAATTTTTCTCCTCTCCAGCCTACTGCACAGGTGGGGCCCGGAGGCctcccggaattccagctcctctccagactatagagatcggttcccctggagaaagcggctgctttggaggtcaaCTGTTTGGCGTGTTGCTCTTTGGGGAGCCATCCCCTCCTCAGACCCCAcactccttaggctccacccccaatctccagggatttcccaacctggagctggcagtcctCTTGATTTAGAATATTTtgtgttattaattaattaattaattaatttatttatttatttatcaatcatacttctttaccgccctccctggaggctcagggcggtttacattataacagagaaccatacataaaacattttttatgtatttgtattttatgtattttttatgtatttttatgtatttatgacAAACATTATTTGTCCGCCTTCTCAGGTACCCAAGGCACGGAATGCATTTAAAATTCTTTAAGGCCTTaaatatttccccccagaatATACATTCAGAACTCCCTGTATTTCAAATGCTATCCTTAACCACAGAGATTgggttggctgtgcagattttaaaatgtatatatatatattttttgcaggTATCCACGAATTAATAAAGAGTCTTTGCTGCCAGTAGCAAAAGACGTATCTTATTCAGGAGAGAACACAGAGTCCTGGTATCCTCCAGGTCACGGGGACATCTATGCAAGTTTCTATAATTCTGGACTGCTGGATAGATTTATCGGCGAGGGGAAGGAGTATATTTTTGTGTCTAATATCGATAATCTCGGGGCCACCGTGGATCTATATATTATGAATCATCTCATGAACCCACCAAACGGAAAACGATGTGAATTTGTTATGGAAGTCACAAACAAAACGAGGGCAGATGTTAAAGTAAGTAGAAACATTTATCTGAACATACTCCCCCTTTATTTATCTGAACATACtccccacaagagcctcttgtggtgcagagtggtaaggcagcagacatgcagtctgaaagctctgcccatgaggctgggagtttgatcccagcagctcaaggcggactcagccttccatccttccgaggtcggtaaaatgaggacccagcttgcttgctggggggtaaatggtaatgactggggaaggcactggcaaaccaccccgtattgagtctgccatgaaaacgctggaggccgtcaccccaagggtcagacatgactcggtgcatgcacaggggatacctttacctttactcccccttagaataatagagttggaagggacctcatgggtcatctagtccaaccccctgcactacgcagggcactcacaaccctatcactcatccgctgtacctgccacctccttgaaccttcacagaatcagcctctccatcagatggctatctagcctctgtttagaaatctccaaaggtggagaacccaccacctcccgaggaagcctgatccactgagaaaccgctctgactgtcaggaacttcttccggatgtttagatggaatttcttttgcattaatttcatcccatttgttctggtccgtccccctggggcaagagagaaccactctgctccatcctccatatgtcaaccttttaaatacttgaagatggtgatcagatcccatctcagtcgcctcctctccaggctgagcagaccaagctcccccaacctttcttcatccgTCTTGGTCTTCAATCTGTAGACTATTTCTAACCTTGGCAGGGCAGTTACATTCAGAGATGCTCATCATGTGATCCCGTCAAGGAGTCCCCAAGGTGGTGCctgccaagttttttttttaagatggtgAGGCCTGGTGGGGCTTTTGCACAATAGCTtttgattggtcactggagacgattggctgtgcagtttttaaaaggctgctttggcagcagctgccgccacaaCACAGAACAAGGGTTTTGAATGTATGGCAACCATGTGTGTGCCTGGCTCTACCGTCTGTGTCTTCTGCCTCATGAAGATCTGCTCCCCCTTCCCAGGGCGGCACACTCACACAATACGAGAACAAGCTGAGACTGGTGGAAATAGCTCAGGTGCCAAAGCCACACGTCGACGAATTCAAGTCTGTTTCCAAATTCAAAATATTCAACACCAACAACTTGTGGATTTCTCTAACTGCGATTAAGCGGCTGCAGGAACAGAATGCCATCGACATGGAGATCATTGTCAATCCGAAGGTAAGGAAGGCCTGAAGCTGAAAGGGGAGGAATAGGCATTCAGATTTCACAGGAAACTGGAGACAAAAAATGAAGATTCTCTCCATCCATCtttttatatcaccctcccacatgactcagggcagttgacatggAATGTTGAGGGGTCTTACCCGGAACATCGTAGGCATGCGTCATGGTCATAACATCACACCTCCACAACAGTGATTCCAAGATTAACAGAATATCAGAACAGGTTCGATTGAACAACAACTTTAACAGCAACAGTCTTTCTTGTCTCAAACTGCCAGGTTCCtttacttagagcaggggtagtcaacctggggtcctccagatgtccatggactacaattcccatgagcccctgccagcggtaaACTGCCTTTGGCGTTTGGGGTTACTGATTTGCTGTGACTACAAACTCAGTTTTTTATGGCGACTCCCATGGATGGGCATCCCCATCAAGCCATCTCTCTTACCGCTCTGTTGAAGAAGGCCAGATCCAGGCTGTGTCGCCAGACCATGTGGAGGGGATGAGATGAACGGGATGTAATATGGAAGGCAGGTAGCCTGTCCTGTGTGGAGGGGGGATGAGGTGAGAACTTAGCTTTCTGTGCAGAGGTGCTGAGGCCACTGCGAGTAAGTCTGCAATAATTGCACAATTGTTCAGTTCAGATGGGTGGCCAAGTTAATCTGTCCAGCATcaaaaaagagcaaaagtccagaagtgccttaaagactaacagaatctgTGGCAGAACAGATTTggatccagaagcacctttaagaccaacaaagcttgattcaaggtctgagcttttgtgtggtcttccagatgcccCCGGACTGCTAATCTGTCCTGCTGCTTTAGCCCAACACGGCTGCCCGCGTTGTTAGGATGAGGTTTCATCTTTCAGATGCTCCTGGATTCCTGCTGTATTCCACATGGGGGTTTGTATACTTTCCAATAACTCTTTACACCGTATGATTCACAAAGTTATGTAGAAAATGTGGTAGGGTCTCTGTGGTCTGTACTGCTGTGGTTCCATTTATTGGAGCGAAGATCCTGGCATGCAGTTTGGGTACCATTTAATGCATTGTGCTAACTTTGTCTCACCCGTGTGTTAGATTCCTGACTAGCTCTACAACCCTAATCATATTGTATTAAGTGTTgaagcccccaccctccccctggTCGACTGTACTGACTCACTCTTATTATTCTGCCTTGAGATCAAGTGAGAAAATCGGACTATAAAGGACGTAAATAAGAGAGCGTGGGGTGGTGTCAGataatatttctttttcaaaCTCAACCAGATTTGAGGAAGTTTCTCACGTTTGCTGAGCTTCGTGGGTCCAGAAGCCGAGGATGCCGGCGTGGCCAATGAGGTCCAGTAGCTCCCCCCAAACTGATTTAGCTTTTCTCCGCCAGACTTTGGACGGTGGCTTGAACGTCATTCAGCTGGAGACGGCTGTCGGAGCCGCCATCAAAAGCTTTGAGAATTCCTTGGGGATCAACGTTCCTCGCAGCCGTTTCTTGCCTGTCAAGACCACCTCGGATCTTCTCCTGGTGATGTCTAACCTCTATAGCCTTAACGCGGGATCTTTAACCATGAGTGAGAAACGAGAGTTCCCTTCTGTGCCACTGGTTAAACTGGGAAGCTCTTTCACAAAGGTAAGCACAAAAGGCTGAATTGGTTTCTCCGGAGTTGCTCCTGCTTGCTGCCTCTTGGGGGTTGGTGCTCGAACCCCGGCTGTGTCAAGCCACAAGTCAGCGGCTTTAAAAGCTGTGGGAGCTGCTTCCCCCAGAGGCCTTTGAGAGGCAGGATGAAAGCTGAATGAAAAGCGGCTGCTGTTTTCCATAGAGAGAGGATCTCCTGTGCCCAAAGGCCAGGAGTAGCCAGACTGtgtctctccagctgtccatggactaggGCTCCCGTCAGCGCATgtgtgcaggggctcatgggaatagtagcccttggacagctggagagccatggtttgacCACCCCTTTCCTAGTTGCTTCTGGTTCTTCTATGTCAACCATGGAACCTTTGTGTATCGACAGGATACAGGCATTGAAGAGTTCTTTGGTTGGGTGGGGATAATGGGGGAATTAATGCCCATCCAGCCCAAGGAGATGTAAAGGCATTTATTGTGAATTATTATGAATGCATGTGGCTGTAGATTAAAGGTATGCTAGTGACCTTTACACTCCTAGCCCTGGACGAGGTGGATTTTTGGGCAGgcagtcctttttaaaaacaaggcatTGAATTATTTAAGGTGATACTATATGGAGTTCAGAAAGGTACATCTAAAGTGGTCAGCCTGGCTATTAAAATTATctgcaggggacagagatcagttcctctggacaaaacgggcactttggaagttggactctgaggcattaggctccacccccagcccacgtccttagccccctccccccacaagtcTCCAGGGGCTTCCCAGTCCGGAGCTGACAACCCCAAACGCACAGCTGTTTGGAAACGTTATGATCcaacttactttgtttttcttttaaggttCAAGATTACCTGAGGAGGTTTGAAAGTATCCCCGATATGCTTGAATTGGATCACCTTACAGTTTCAGGAGACGTCACGTTTGGCAAGAATGTCGCGTTAAAGGTTGGTCAGATCAACTTGGCTGTGTACAGATGGAGGAACTTCTTTGCTTTGGCTTGACCTGACTTGATACTGCTTTCCAGTATCTTAACccccgcccgtggcgccgcggactaaataaagctataagagcttggggggaggagttagggcgggctctgtccgggatgaggaagggtgccgattggccccttcctctggacagacgatcggtggggccaatcggcaggcgctttgcacctgctgaTTGGCCTCTCTGATTGCCGCCCCgccaaagcgcctccgacgcatcaggccacaTGGCTGCCTGCCGACTCGCCGGCCACGCGctaccccgctagcgcccgctgtattggaagTACtacgggcttgattactagttcaagataaatgactgccattgaaaggtGTGAGAGACTTCGTTTTCTTTAGGAAAATGCAAGCATCTGCtctgaaggcatagtcaggacgagggttgtgcgcttcggcttggTTCAGTGAAGCCCAAAGCGTGGCGTAGAAGCTCTGCGTCTGTGTGTGGCCGTGGGCTGGTGCACCACTGCTGCCCCTCTTCTCTGCGCTGtggcgctggccaccttgggctgcaagcacacaaccctagtcaggACTGATTTATAAGCGCAGGGTGAACAATATAGGCggggctcttccccctcccttgggaactcgaaccaggcaccattcaaaggagtcaaaacatagagACGACCAGCTGGCCATCAAGGAACAGGAAGGGCAGGGAACTACGGGGCACTAAGGAAAAGTGGGGATAGGAATGTGCAAGGAGGACAGGGAGGCATAAAACACAGTGGCAGGAAATCGACCTTGGGCTGTCAAGCAAAAGCATTTGTGTTGCACCAGGGCTAAAGGCCAGGCTAGATAGACACCATAACAGCCAACAGTAgagaacagaataaaatcatggcagaaatacttaGAATGTGTTATGTGGAACGCACATCTCTCTCTGCCTTTGAGAAAACTCAAAGAAGCTATCATAGTGGGGTTTGTAGGGGGCCAGGAGGCCGTTTCATAATCGTGGGGTTGCCCCCCAAAATATCCTCTCTCCATGTGTCTAATTATTCTTCTCCACACAATCAAACTGTCTCTGAGATTTTTAAAGCCCTTATTGAAAGGAACTGGGGAAAGCAAATTGTTTAGAAAACTTGACTTCCATCCCCTGTAAAGCAATATGTTGCATGCAGCACCACAGCCGTACAATCTAAGCCAGAGCCTGTGGGCATCTGTGGAATTCCAACAGGGTAGTGGGccccagcacaaaatggctgcctttggagaTGGAGCTGTTTGTAAAGTGTGATTCCACTTAGCTCTACCAGTAAGTCTTCAGCGTTTTATCAGAAGCCTTGTAACACAATGCGTTTTTACACTGAGTGTGTTGGTTTTAAGATACCGTCTTGCTTATGCACAGCTTCTCTTCCATCACGCAGAGCAGGCGCTTCTGTCACAGGGGCAGCAGGCACCCAAgcgatatttttaaaaatctgcacatccCTGCTGGGGATCCTGATCTAGAGCTACATAGGTTTGGACGAACATATTAGTTATGCACGAAAGGGAGAATAAGACGAATACTAGCGGAAGGGATGTATTTGTACCCGAAGACAGTGTCCTGTCCTCCTTCCAAGCAGGGTACTGAACAGAACTCTGCCCTGTGTGCCACTAACAGCCCTTAAGGTCACCTGGCACAAACCTGAATCGTGGCCTTTGTGGTGTTCTGCAGCTGGAACAGCACTGGCTTCTTTATATGACTCTGCTAAGTTGGTTTCAGAGTGCTGTGGAATAGGGGCCGATGGTCCTCTGCCCGCCCTGGCAAAAGCAGATAGGAGTCCTGAGAGACAGTCGTTTCGGTCAGTGTGGTAAACACAGCCTTTCCCCATCTTTGACCACAATAAAGTTGAAGTTATGTGAGGACAACTCAcaccctacctgactggccctcaggAGTGTCCACTCTCTCGGGGAGGGGCAATGACAGGTCTGCCCCACCctcagtctcctcctcctctagcCGCCTCTGCTGGCCCACTTCCCAAAGGAAAGCTGGGCCAGGAGGGGTTGACTGGGAGGCAGGGAGCGGCTTGCCCTGCCACCCAACCCTGGGACGCAGAGTGTGGCCTCTACACCCACCCTCAAAAGTCATTCATGAGCAGAGGACGTGGGACAGAGTGAGCTGAGAGAAAAGTCTGACTGCCAACTTTGAGTTGCCCTCTGCCATAAAGTGTGAAATGGCTATCaaagaatgcaatgggtgctggagcctgggggtgggaagtggaaggcgAGGACTCTGCCCTTTAAGAAGGTGTATGCTGTTTATGGTCCAAAGCCTAGGGCATGAGTCAGCTGCTCTAAAGTGGGGTACCCgagacaggggtggtcaaactggctctccagatgtccgtgaactacaattcccatgaacccctgctagcatgcgctgccaggggttcatgggaactgtagtccacggacatcaggaGTGCCACAGTTTAGccccccctgccctagaacaaccaGGAGGACACTGGGGCACCCCAAAATAGTCTTGGGACAGACTTCATCCTcatttaccactaagccatggatTAAGGATGGCTGTGCCCCAGAGTCCATAACAGGGGGAAGGTGGcggttggggtggtggtggggcaggtgctgcccctcagagaagacacaggctggcttccctaagatCTCTcggcaggagccattgcctcaggagggcGAAGCTGAAGAGCCCCCAGGCACCCCTGGCAGCCCCCTcaccgcggatcgccttccccggggtctGAGGAGCATTTTtccaagtcgggggggggggggaggaaaaacgctctctgggccccggggaaggtgtcctctctggggcctggggagcgtttttgccGCGCTGCAAGCTCCAGACCTGGCCTGGAGCCTGCTGGGCCCGTTGCCCTTTCTGCACTGCGCCtgcccctgctgccttctccatgcccatttttaaaaatgggctttgttcctagtatgTTTATAAATGTGGAAAATAGAAACTTAGTCAGGGTTGATGTAACCCTGCAGTGTACACCTGGAAGGGGAACAAGCAAAGGAGCCCTAAAATGTAGAGGATGTTAGAAGTGGATCCCCTTTTCAGAAGTTTAAGAAGTGGTGTTACGACTTAACTTCCCCAGAGGCACCATGCTTTGTACGGGCGTACCATGTTCTGTTAGGGCTTTGGGCACACTGGTATTGCTTCTTTCCCTCTGTGTGTCCAGCCCGTCTTCCTTCCTGCAATATCTTAATGAAGTCATCGTCTGAGTTTATGAAAACTGACCCTGCAAGAAATCACTTCCTTGATCTTTTTCTGTGGCTTTATCTGCCCTTAGATCTCAAAATAAGCCGAGATCAGACTGGATGGCTCCTTGATCTTTGAACTCTGCGATTGTATCCCAGAGTAGTTGGGATTTAAAATCAATGCAGCTGACTCAGAGATTTATGCCTCTGCaacctttggggtttttttttttggtggggggggtggTACTTCTGACTCACTACTCAGCTGAACATTTGTTTCTGCTTGCTGTCTAGGGCACGGTGATCATTATCGCAAACCATGGAGACAGGATAGATATACCTCCAGGAGCAGTGCTGGAGAACAAAATCGTCTCTGGAAATCTTCGCATCCTGGATCACTGAGCGTTTGTGAACGGTGGAAGAGCCTGTTGGCCTTAGCTGTGTGCACTCAGAGGGCCCTCTAGAATTAGTTACCCACCTTCTGGACCCGCCAGTATTATTTCCCAAGTAGATTTTTTCTGTTATTTCTGGAAGATGCCGAAAGCCAGTTTCTAAAACAATTTAACTCAGTTAATATAACCGAAAGTGCAATATTACTTGTCTTAAGCAAAGGCAGGCAGCTCTGGTGTTAAGACGTCGGCCATGCTGACGTTCCGTGAGCTTTGCTTGCAAACTGGAAAGCTGTGAAGCCAGATGCCCGTGGGGCTATTAACTGCAGCTGCATCATGAAGTGCGGAATGGCTCCctcaagtttaaaaaataaaaaccagacaTTTTGCTATggagggaaataatttttttttttttatctagcACTGAAGTTGTTAACCTGATGACTTCCCCTCCCTTAAGCTTATTTCAAGCTCTGCTACTCTGAAAGAAAAGCTCAATACCTCacgttttattctgctctggagcTGGCGGGTTGTCGCTCTTTTGTTATTTACCCAAAGAAAAAGATGTGCCAGGGAAGCATCGGCCCCTTTCTCCTTCGCGCTTCTCTCTCGCGGCCCCTCCACACGCTCCGTTCGGCTTTTTAGATCACAGAGCGAGCCCCTCTTTGGTGTAACGTTCAGACGACTGGATCATGTGTTCACACCATTATAGAGGCAAACATCAACATCTGTACAGGTACTGAAATAAAAATCAAAACCCACCCCTGGTCTGGAAAATCAGTCTcaggtcgtgtgtgtgtgtgtgtggggggggggggagatgttggcATTGGTATTAACATCAAGCACTTACCATTAAAGAAGTTGGTCTCTTTAAACTGCTTGCTCGACAGCTTTATTTGGGTTCACCAATGGCTTCTGCTCCTGTTAACTGTGCCTCGTCCGCTGCAACCAGAGGCACACGAAATACTGTACCCGTCGTGCACAGTCATCACAACAGTAGGCACTCCCTGGGCTCGTGTGGATGCAGGGAGAGGAAATACACAAGCAGGTACCAGCCGGAAGTGCAGCATTAAAACCAAACCCTGTCCTTTGATCGAAGGTAGTGGCATCGCATCCAGCGCTGTACTTGCAGTGTAGGAGGGACTACCACAATCGTGTCTTTCAAACAGAGTTAACCAAATGGGAATGGAGGGAGAGCGCAGAAGATAGGAAACTGGCAAGTTAAAATCCCAGACTGGATGACTATTAATAACCTACCAGGCAAAGAACAAGCAGGATTCCGCTCTGGATGTGCCTCACTTGACCATTGTATTAGCCTTTCTAGCAGAAAAGTACTCCTTACATCTGAAAGGCAAattatatgcagctttcattgatttacggGGAGCATTTGATGCCATCAATAGATCCCTATTATGGAATAAATTAGCTGTTCTGGGaatggacaagaagaagaagaagaagagttggttcttatatgccgcttttccctacccgaaggaggctcaaagcggcttacagtcgccttcccattcctctccccacaacagacaccctgtggggtgggtgaggctgagagagcactgatatcactgcccggtcagaacagttttatcagtgccgtggcgagcccaaggtcacccagctggttgcatgtgggggagcgcagaatcgaacctggcatgccagattacaagtccgcactcctaaccactacaccaaactggctccaaaaaGCGATTGCTTTTCCTAATTCGTAAATTACACACTTCAAACAGCTGTCAAGTGAGGTTGGACAGTAACGGTTCCTTAACTGAAAAGATCCCGGTCactaaaggagtgaaacaaggatgCCTTCTGGCCCCATCATTATTCAACTTATTTTTAGCAGATCTTCCTAATCAGTTGGCTGAATCTGAAGGTCACGCACCTAGGTTAAATTCCCACCCTATTCCTCTCTTGTTGTATGCGGATGATGCAGTTCTTCTTTCCATCTCTAAAATTGGGCTCATGCGTCTACTCTCAGCATTCTCATCCCTTTGTTCCCAAAACAGCCTGTTTATCAATTTTGATGATAAAACTAAGATAATGATCTTCTCTAAGACCTGGaaatgcagccaatggaaagcagATGGAAATCCTGTGGAGCAAGTAAAATGTTTCAGATACTTGGGCGTTAGTTTTCACCACCAAATGAATTGGTCCTTGCATCAGAAAGTGGCACTTGCCGCGGCAAAGAACCAGTTAAGTGCAGTCTCACGTTTTCACTTTCGtagtgggaaccagtttgtgccagcaGCGATCCTGATTTTTCAGGCGAAGGTTGTTAATCAACTCTTAAatgggataccaatctggattgagTCTTTGAATGATGAGGTGGATTGTATAGCCGCAATTTTCTTTCGtcgtattttgggtcttccaaatatgattagtcttGTAATGAGCTGGGActtggtctgttgtcatctagagcagtggtccccaacctatgatctgctaagtgatccttttgtttctaaatggtactggcagatccaacataaaattcacactctgggtatcaacttggagcctctggctaattatgaggagtttcaaatatacagtattattagacagagaatccgtaatattgagagacagaccatcgaagcgggaatcaatcggacttgttccccccgcttcttcggccttgcttccaatacaggtcagggagctacttatatgcaaagtcttattaacccactccattgtcgtgcttttatgcttgctagattaaacatcttcccatcagctgtcctagcaggcagatacagcaatgtaccaattgggaacagactttgtaaattttgccagttagagcctgactcagtgccacttATTCTgctctattgcccatcacattctatgcttagacaacgactggttgtccctatcacgatggacctttctggccctatgggcagaataaccagacatttgttagctgataggtccccggaaataacggaactggtggccgaattcttggctactgcgATACAAAAAGACAGTCGGCTATGCAAGAATCAggcctagaccaggggcacctacaactggtggaaattactgattgctgggcattctggaggaatctactgttggttactgcttatttcattttcttttatttatttatctagaccaggggtagtcaaaactgcggccctccagatgtccatggactacaattcccaggagcccctgccagcattcgctggcagggggctcctgggaattgtagtccatggacatctggagggccgcagtttgactacccctggtctagactatgtaaattttatcaattaattataattatgaattacccttgttctttatatgccattaaaggtttttgaattttGAATTTGAAATCCCAGGTTCTGAGATGATTCATGTCTGGAAATGACCCCTGATATAAAGCATGTTCTTAGGACTTGACAACTTGTCCTCAAAGAACTAGGGACCTCTCTTCAGTCTTGCTTTCGAGATCTCAAGTAGGCTG
It contains:
- the UGP2 gene encoding UTP--glucose-1-phosphate uridylyltransferase isoform X3; protein product: MSQAGTSQFQEAIRQELEFSMKVELDKILSTAPQNELEHTKKDLEGFKKLFHRFLQEKGPSVDWGKIQRPPEDSIQPYDKIKARGLPDNIASFLNKLVVVKLNGGLGTSMGCKGPKSLIGVRNENTFLDLTVQQIEHLNKSYNTDVPLVLMNSFNTDEDTKKILQKYSHSRVKIYTFNQSRYPRINKESLLPVAKDVSYSGENTESWYPPGHGDIYASFYNSGLLDRFIGEGKEYIFVSNIDNLGATVDLYIMNHLMNPPNGKRCEFVMEVTNKTRADVKGGTLTQYENKLRLVEIAQVPKPHVDEFKSVSKFKIFNTNNLWISLTAIKRLQEQNAIDMEIIVNPKTLDGGLNVIQLETAVGAAIKSFENSLGINVPRSRFLPVKTTSDLLLVMSNLYSLNAGSLTMSEKREFPSVPLVKLGSSFTKVQDYLRRFESIPDMLELDHLTVSGDVTFGKNVALKGTVIIIANHGDRIDIPPGAVLENKIVSGNLRILDH
- the UGP2 gene encoding UTP--glucose-1-phosphate uridylyltransferase isoform X2 gives rise to the protein MRVCSDFSKAMSQAGTSQFQEAIRQELEFSMKVELDKILSTAPQNELEHTKKDLEGFKKLFHRFLQEKGPSVDWGKIQRPPEDSIQPYDKIKARGLPDNIASFLNKLVVVKLNGGLGTSMGCKGPKSLIGVRNENTFLDLTVQQIEHLNKSYNTDVPLVLMNSFNTDEDTKKILQKYSHSRVKIYTFNQSRYPRINKESLLPVAKDVSYSGENTESWYPPGHGDIYASFYNSGLLDRFIGEGKEYIFVSNIDNLGATVDLYIMNHLMNPPNGKRCEFVMEVTNKTRADVKGGTLTQYENKLRLVEIAQVPKPHVDEFKSVSKFKIFNTNNLWISLTAIKRLQEQNAIDMEIIVNPKTLDGGLNVIQLETAVGAAIKSFENSLGINVPRSRFLPVKTTSDLLLVMSNLYSLNAGSLTMSEKREFPSVPLVKLGSSFTKVQDYLRRFESIPDMLELDHLTVSGDVTFGKNVALKGTVIIIANHGDRIDIPPGAVLENKIVSGNLRILDH
- the UGP2 gene encoding UTP--glucose-1-phosphate uridylyltransferase isoform X1, which gives rise to MSSFAKDFSKAMSQAGTSQFQEAIRQELEFSMKVELDKILSTAPQNELEHTKKDLEGFKKLFHRFLQEKGPSVDWGKIQRPPEDSIQPYDKIKARGLPDNIASFLNKLVVVKLNGGLGTSMGCKGPKSLIGVRNENTFLDLTVQQIEHLNKSYNTDVPLVLMNSFNTDEDTKKILQKYSHSRVKIYTFNQSRYPRINKESLLPVAKDVSYSGENTESWYPPGHGDIYASFYNSGLLDRFIGEGKEYIFVSNIDNLGATVDLYIMNHLMNPPNGKRCEFVMEVTNKTRADVKGGTLTQYENKLRLVEIAQVPKPHVDEFKSVSKFKIFNTNNLWISLTAIKRLQEQNAIDMEIIVNPKTLDGGLNVIQLETAVGAAIKSFENSLGINVPRSRFLPVKTTSDLLLVMSNLYSLNAGSLTMSEKREFPSVPLVKLGSSFTKVQDYLRRFESIPDMLELDHLTVSGDVTFGKNVALKGTVIIIANHGDRIDIPPGAVLENKIVSGNLRILDH